A window from Meiothermus sp. Pnk-1 encodes these proteins:
- a CDS encoding ABC transporter permease, translating to MAAYIVRRLLQGVVVLFLISAVTFLLINLAPGGPTSAVSLGRTAEEREAVLRQYGLDRPVLVRYFDWLGGVLRGDLGNSYNQGLPVASLLAQRMGNTLQLALTTLGLTTILGIVLGTLSALYKNRWPDHLIGSLATVGMSVPAFWLGIVAIIVFAVQLKWLPSSGIFTVGQEFSLADRLRHLAMPAGVLAFTLMPNVIRITRSALLEVLTSDYVRTARAKGLSERVVLLKHTLKNAMVPVIAILGLITTVLFSGSVVVESVFGWAGLGRLAIEAANGRDYPVILGVTLLVGTIVVAVNLLVDVLYAAVDPRISHE from the coding sequence GTGGCCGCTTACATCGTCCGCCGGCTCCTCCAGGGGGTGGTGGTGCTGTTTTTGATCTCGGCGGTCACCTTCCTGCTCATCAACCTGGCCCCCGGCGGCCCCACCTCGGCGGTGAGTCTAGGCCGCACCGCTGAGGAGCGCGAGGCCGTGCTCCGGCAGTACGGCCTCGACCGCCCGGTGCTGGTGCGCTACTTCGACTGGCTGGGCGGGGTGCTGCGGGGGGACTTGGGCAATTCCTACAACCAGGGTCTCCCCGTTGCCTCGCTGCTGGCGCAACGGATGGGCAACACCCTACAACTCGCCCTCACTACCCTGGGGCTCACGACCATATTGGGGATAGTGTTGGGGACTCTCTCGGCGTTATACAAAAACCGCTGGCCCGACCACCTCATCGGCAGCCTGGCCACGGTGGGCATGTCGGTCCCGGCCTTCTGGCTGGGCATCGTGGCCATCATCGTCTTCGCGGTGCAGCTCAAGTGGCTGCCCTCCTCGGGCATCTTCACGGTGGGGCAGGAGTTCTCCCTCGCCGACCGGCTGCGCCACCTGGCCATGCCCGCGGGGGTGCTGGCCTTTACCCTGATGCCTAATGTCATCCGCATCACCCGCTCGGCGCTGCTGGAGGTGCTGACCTCCGACTACGTCCGCACCGCCCGGGCCAAGGGCCTCTCGGAGCGGGTAGTGCTGCTCAAGCACACCCTCAAGAACGCCATGGTCCCGGTGATCGCTATCCTCGGCCTCATCACCACCGTGCTCTTCTCGGGCTCGGTGGTGGTGGAGAGCGTGTTCGGCTGGGCCGGGCTGGGTCGGTTGGCCATCGAGGCCGCCAACGGGCGCGACTACCCGGTGATCCTGGGCGTCACCCTGTTGGTGGGCACCATCGTAGTGGCGGTCAACCTTCTCGTCGACGTCCTCTACGCCGCCGTGGACCCTCGGATCAGCCATGAATAG
- a CDS encoding ABC transporter substrate-binding protein — translation MKGIRWKFGGIRAALLAGTLSLGWVLAQDYDPNATLNLATNADPTLNPWTPGAVVESNLINTILFDQLVRYNKKDLSPAPGLATSWKVAEDGLSWTFNLRKGVTWHDGKPFTAEDVAFTFNNVVLNKKLGAQNAGNFSKVKSVEVINPYAVRFVLNAPFSSLPYYLAYYAGILPKHVLGNADNPLQVASFNKKSPIGTGAFRVAEFVPGSYVRLVKYEKYWGGTPKINSIVFKIVPDPNTQMAQAISGELDFVGVSNPALLAGVERNPKLQVLRQSQNLYYFVALNQNDPRFRDVRVRQALLYALDRKAMIDSVVRGYGTIATGPIAPLQKAFYVKDVPQYPYNPEKAKQLLAQAGWTPGPDGVLQKDGKPFEIDMPTGQFGYLVPATLLVQQYWKAIGVKANVNVMEWNAYIQKMFVNRQYEATLAWWSTPPTPDVTPYYASVAADKGNNIPNYKNPELDKLLEEGLKARGIQEQVLVYRRIQRLLAEQLPYLYLWYPDIISVRNERVGGMADINTATAFQYSSEWFIKR, via the coding sequence ATGAAAGGCATACGGTGGAAGTTTGGCGGTATACGCGCAGCGCTGCTGGCAGGAACACTCAGCTTAGGCTGGGTACTGGCCCAGGACTACGATCCCAACGCAACGCTCAACCTGGCAACCAACGCCGACCCTACCCTCAACCCCTGGACCCCGGGAGCGGTGGTGGAGTCCAACCTGATCAACACCATTCTCTTCGACCAGTTGGTGCGCTACAACAAGAAGGACCTGAGCCCAGCCCCCGGCCTGGCCACGAGCTGGAAGGTTGCCGAGGACGGGCTTTCCTGGACCTTCAACCTGCGAAAAGGGGTGACCTGGCACGACGGCAAGCCTTTCACCGCCGAAGACGTGGCCTTTACCTTTAACAATGTGGTGCTCAATAAAAAGTTGGGTGCACAAAACGCCGGCAACTTCAGCAAAGTTAAGAGCGTAGAGGTGATCAACCCCTACGCGGTGCGCTTTGTGCTCAACGCGCCCTTTTCTTCCTTACCTTACTATCTGGCCTATTACGCAGGCATCCTGCCTAAGCACGTCCTGGGCAACGCCGATAACCCCCTGCAGGTAGCCAGCTTCAACAAGAAGAGCCCCATCGGCACCGGAGCCTTCCGGGTAGCCGAGTTTGTGCCGGGTTCCTACGTGCGCTTGGTTAAGTACGAAAAGTACTGGGGGGGTACCCCCAAGATCAACTCCATCGTGTTCAAGATCGTACCCGACCCCAATACCCAGATGGCCCAGGCTATCTCCGGGGAGCTAGATTTCGTGGGGGTCTCCAACCCTGCCTTACTGGCCGGTGTGGAGCGCAATCCCAAGCTACAGGTGCTGCGTCAGAGCCAAAATCTCTACTATTTTGTGGCGCTTAATCAGAATGACCCCCGCTTCCGCGACGTGCGGGTGCGCCAGGCTCTGCTTTACGCCCTTGACCGCAAGGCCATGATTGACTCGGTGGTGCGCGGTTACGGGACCATTGCCACCGGCCCTATCGCCCCCCTGCAAAAAGCCTTTTACGTGAAGGACGTACCCCAATATCCCTATAACCCGGAGAAAGCCAAACAGTTGCTGGCTCAGGCTGGCTGGACCCCCGGCCCCGACGGCGTGTTGCAAAAAGATGGCAAGCCCTTCGAAATCGACATGCCTACCGGACAGTTTGGTTACCTGGTGCCGGCCACGCTGCTCGTGCAGCAGTACTGGAAGGCCATCGGGGTGAAGGCCAATGTCAACGTGATGGAGTGGAACGCCTACATCCAGAAGATGTTCGTCAATCGCCAGTACGAGGCCACCCTGGCCTGGTGGAGCACCCCACCCACCCCCGACGTCACCCCTTACTACGCCTCTGTCGCCGCCGACAAGGGCAACAATATCCCCAACTATAAGAATCCTGAACTGGATAAGCTGCTCGAGGAGGGCCTCAAGGCCCGCGGAATCCAGGAGCAAGTGCTCGTCTACCGGCGGATCCAGCGCCTATTGGCCGAGCAACTTCCCTATCTCTACCTGTGGTACCCCGACATCATCTCCGTACGCAACGAACGGGTCGGTGGCATGGCTGACATCAACACCGCCACGGCTTTCCAGTACTCCTCGGAATGGTTCATCAAGCGCTAG
- a CDS encoding IclR family transcriptional regulator, giving the protein MKRFYMASQPQSQYVMNSSYRTLQVLLAFAAPPHRFSLSEVTQRMGLEKNQVYRSLKTLEEAGFLRMDADGRFTLTPVLGVLGAASAENQPVSLVDLAAPFMDQLAAETKESVNLFVLVGDSAVCVDRRDSPQRVRVASVLGQAVHLHAGAVPKAILAHLPEADRERILSRLSNYPRYTERTLLEAAKLRQELARIREQGYSVSDGDYDVAARGVGAAIFDQSGRVIGGISVGGPAFRVDDATLRRFSELIIRVAQAISRQLGYTG; this is encoded by the coding sequence GTGAAAAGGTTTTACATGGCGAGCCAACCTCAGAGTCAGTACGTGATGAACTCTTCCTACCGCACCCTCCAGGTGCTGTTGGCGTTCGCTGCGCCGCCCCACCGCTTCAGCTTGAGTGAGGTCACACAGCGCATGGGGCTGGAAAAAAACCAGGTCTACCGCTCCTTGAAGACGCTCGAGGAGGCTGGCTTCCTGCGTATGGATGCCGATGGGCGCTTCACCCTCACCCCGGTACTGGGGGTGTTGGGAGCCGCATCAGCAGAGAATCAACCCGTATCACTGGTGGACCTAGCAGCCCCCTTTATGGACCAGCTAGCTGCCGAAACCAAGGAGTCGGTGAACCTGTTCGTGCTGGTAGGCGATTCTGCAGTCTGCGTTGATCGGCGGGACAGCCCTCAGCGGGTGCGGGTAGCCTCAGTGCTCGGTCAGGCCGTACACCTGCACGCCGGGGCAGTCCCCAAAGCCATCCTGGCCCATCTGCCCGAAGCTGATCGGGAGCGTATATTGAGCCGCCTGAGCAACTACCCACGCTACACCGAACGCACCCTATTGGAAGCCGCTAAGTTAAGGCAGGAATTGGCCCGTATAAGAGAACAAGGCTATTCGGTGAGCGACGGCGATTATGACGTAGCCGCACGAGGGGTAGGGGCAGCGATCTTCGACCAAAGCGGCAGGGTAATCGGTGGAATCAGCGTCGGAGGGCCTGCTTTTCGGGTAGACGACGCAACTCTCCGCCGCTTCAGTGAGCTCATTATCCGCGTAGCCCAGGCCATCTCGAGGCAACTTGGCTACACCGGATAG
- a CDS encoding helix-hairpin-helix domain-containing protein, whose protein sequence is MRQFARSALVALAMVGGSFMAFAASGNTAGASKATMSMKIAPVHINTATLAQLETLPGIGPKLAREILKHRPYKNAQELQRKVKGIGPATWKKIAPYVLFN, encoded by the coding sequence GTGAGACAGTTCGCACGGTCAGCCCTGGTGGCCTTGGCGATGGTGGGCGGCTCGTTCATGGCCTTCGCCGCTTCGGGGAACACCGCTGGGGCGAGTAAAGCCACCATGTCCATGAAGATTGCTCCCGTGCATATCAACACCGCCACCCTGGCCCAGCTCGAGACGCTGCCGGGCATTGGCCCTAAGCTGGCCCGGGAGATCCTCAAGCACCGCCCTTACAAGAACGCCCAGGAACTCCAGCGCAAGGTAAAGGGCATCGGTCCCGCCACCTGGAAGAAGATCGCGCCGTACGTGCTGTTCAACTGA
- a CDS encoding ABC transporter permease subunit, whose translation MRQVFPSPEALRPRAPFSRWDLVVIPGVLALLALFTLALQGATQPFGPASPNLTVSLDPAHLPYYGLRTLLRMLAALLLSLVFTVVYATVAAKVPRTERVLIPILDFLQSLPILGFLTATTSIFLGLFRGNLFGLEAASIFAIFTSQVWNMTFSFYASLRTVPKELQEAAAMLRLSPWQRFWKLEVPFALPHLVWNAMMSVSGGWFFVVASEAINVVGRDQAQYLPGVGSYIALAIQQANTQAMLYAGVTLFLLVLLYDQLFFRPIVAWAERFKFEQSESSDTAQSWVLTLLKRARLSQRIARLPQPLWEWLWRKSARKGRPGEALEPPPRRQGQARLADLGFNLGVALGSLGLLGVLLGYLFGPGLGFQGGRPLQPNPNLNLELSPEIAQRFAAVGIRPGADGTVWLSQVCAATQGGKQLDSRLKALLHEPGVRAPADLADSCRRPLAPAGKVSWPEVPEVLKYGLFTALRVTFFVLLVTLVWLPVGVYIGLRPRLTQWAQPLAQFGAAFPANLLFPLFVVTIAHLRLNPEIWVSPLMVLGGQWYILFNVIAGTVAIPNDLKEAARMYGLRGWGLWRRLLLPAIFPAFVTGGITATGGSWNASIVAEVVRWGQTTLVATGLGAYIARWSTGEFNPHVGLGMLVMGLLVLAYNRLIWRRLYQLAEERYRLD comes from the coding sequence ATGAGGCAGGTGTTCCCCTCCCCTGAGGCCCTGCGGCCCCGCGCGCCCTTCTCCCGCTGGGACCTGGTGGTGATCCCCGGGGTTTTGGCCCTGCTCGCGCTGTTCACCCTGGCCTTGCAAGGGGCCACCCAACCCTTTGGCCCCGCCTCGCCCAACCTCACGGTGAGCCTGGACCCGGCCCACCTGCCCTACTACGGGCTGCGTACCCTGCTAAGGATGCTGGCGGCGCTGCTGCTGTCGCTTGTGTTCACCGTCGTTTACGCCACCGTAGCCGCTAAGGTGCCGCGTACGGAGCGGGTGCTCATTCCCATCCTGGACTTTTTGCAGTCGCTACCCATCTTGGGCTTTCTCACCGCGACCACCTCGATCTTTTTGGGGTTGTTTCGGGGGAATCTGTTTGGCCTCGAGGCGGCCAGCATCTTTGCCATCTTCACCTCCCAGGTCTGGAACATGACCTTCAGCTTCTACGCTTCGCTGCGCACGGTGCCCAAAGAGCTGCAAGAGGCCGCCGCCATGCTCCGGCTCTCCCCCTGGCAGCGCTTCTGGAAGTTGGAGGTGCCTTTCGCCCTGCCGCACCTGGTCTGGAACGCCATGATGTCGGTCTCGGGGGGCTGGTTCTTCGTGGTGGCCTCCGAGGCCATCAACGTGGTGGGGCGCGACCAGGCGCAGTACCTGCCGGGGGTGGGATCGTACATCGCCCTGGCCATCCAACAGGCCAACACCCAGGCCATGCTCTACGCCGGGGTCACCCTGTTCCTGCTGGTGCTGCTCTACGACCAGCTATTTTTTCGCCCCATCGTGGCCTGGGCCGAGCGGTTCAAGTTCGAGCAATCCGAATCCAGCGATACGGCCCAGTCTTGGGTGCTGACCCTGCTCAAGCGCGCCCGCCTCTCCCAGCGCATCGCCCGGCTACCCCAGCCCCTATGGGAGTGGTTGTGGCGCAAAAGCGCCCGCAAGGGACGGCCGGGTGAAGCCCTCGAGCCCCCGCCCCGGCGGCAAGGCCAAGCCCGCCTGGCCGACCTCGGCTTCAACCTGGGGGTAGCCCTGGGCTCGTTGGGGTTGCTGGGGGTGCTGCTGGGGTACCTATTTGGCCCCGGCCTGGGCTTCCAGGGGGGGCGCCCGCTCCAACCCAACCCCAACCTCAACCTCGAGTTATCCCCCGAGATCGCCCAACGCTTTGCGGCCGTAGGGATCCGCCCCGGCGCCGACGGGACGGTTTGGCTTTCCCAGGTGTGTGCCGCCACCCAGGGGGGAAAGCAGCTCGATAGCCGCCTGAAGGCTTTGCTGCACGAGCCCGGAGTGCGGGCTCCAGCGGACCTGGCGGATTCTTGCCGACGTCCGCTGGCCCCGGCAGGCAAGGTCTCCTGGCCGGAGGTGCCCGAGGTGTTGAAATACGGCCTTTTCACCGCGCTACGGGTCACTTTCTTTGTGCTATTGGTCACGCTGGTCTGGCTGCCGGTGGGGGTGTACATCGGCCTGCGGCCCCGCCTCACCCAGTGGGCCCAGCCCCTGGCCCAGTTCGGCGCGGCCTTCCCGGCCAACCTGCTATTTCCCCTTTTTGTCGTGACCATCGCGCACCTCAGGCTCAACCCGGAGATCTGGGTCTCGCCGCTGATGGTGCTGGGCGGCCAGTGGTACATCCTCTTCAACGTGATCGCGGGTACCGTGGCCATCCCCAACGACCTCAAGGAAGCCGCCCGCATGTACGGCCTGCGGGGTTGGGGCCTCTGGCGGCGGCTCCTCCTCCCGGCGATCTTCCCTGCGTTCGTGACCGGAGGCATCACCGCCACCGGCGGGAGCTGGAACGCCAGCATCGTGGCCGAGGTGGTGCGCTGGGGCCAAACCACCCTGGTGGCCACCGGCCTGGGGGCCTATATCGCCCGCTGGAGCACCGGCGAGTTCAACCCCCACGTGGGGCTAGGGATGCTGGTGATGGGCCTGCTGGTGCTGGCCTACAACCGGCTCATCTGGCGGCGGCTGTACCAGCTGGCCGAGGAGCGTTACCGCCTGGACTGA
- a CDS encoding nitrate/sulfonate/bicarbonate ABC transporter ATP-binding protein codes for MVQTTRDTLLQATHLTKRFTTPEGKPFTVLEGVELELKEGEIVALLGRSGSGKSTLLRCLSGLLRPSEGEVRYRGQAVRGPMPGMAMVFQSFALFPWLTVQQNVELGLEAMGIPAPERRRRALEAIDLIGLDGFEKAFPKELSGGMRQRVGFARALVTEPEVLFMDEPFSALDVLTAETLRSELLKLWGSGRIPIQSLLLVTHNIEEAVLLADRILVLSANPGRIRAEVAVRLPHPREREDPAFQELVEEVYRILTTRPTPERATPEPLTLGHRLPKAPVGALTGLLERVAEGPDYGKEDLPRLAEEMRLEVDDLFPLLDAAELLGLAVLQEGDVRLTPEGQRFAQADLEERKKIFAERLLLQVPLVGHIHRVLQTRPTGQAPEERFLRELEDYMSTEDAEAVLATAIDWGRYAELFEYDYNRGVLLREAAIGRHL; via the coding sequence ATGGTGCAGACAACCCGCGATACCCTGCTCCAAGCCACCCACCTCACCAAGCGCTTCACCACCCCCGAGGGCAAACCCTTTACCGTCCTGGAGGGAGTCGAGCTCGAGCTGAAGGAGGGCGAGATCGTGGCCCTCCTGGGCCGCAGCGGCTCGGGGAAGAGCACCCTCTTGCGCTGCCTGAGCGGGCTTTTGCGGCCCTCCGAGGGCGAGGTGCGCTACCGCGGCCAGGCCGTGCGCGGCCCCATGCCGGGCATGGCCATGGTCTTCCAGAGCTTCGCCCTGTTTCCCTGGCTCACCGTGCAGCAAAACGTGGAGCTGGGCCTGGAGGCGATGGGCATTCCCGCCCCCGAGCGCCGCCGCCGGGCCCTGGAGGCCATCGACCTGATCGGGCTGGACGGTTTCGAGAAGGCATTCCCCAAAGAGCTTTCCGGGGGGATGCGCCAACGGGTGGGGTTTGCCCGGGCGCTGGTCACGGAGCCCGAAGTGCTCTTTATGGACGAACCCTTTAGCGCCTTGGATGTGCTCACCGCCGAGACTTTGCGCAGCGAGCTTTTGAAGCTGTGGGGAAGTGGGCGCATCCCCATTCAGAGCCTCCTGCTGGTGACCCACAACATCGAAGAGGCGGTGTTGCTGGCCGACCGCATCCTGGTGCTCTCGGCCAACCCCGGCCGCATCCGGGCCGAGGTGGCGGTGAGGCTCCCGCACCCGCGGGAGCGCGAGGACCCGGCGTTTCAGGAGCTGGTCGAGGAGGTCTACCGCATCCTGACCACCCGCCCCACCCCCGAGCGGGCCACCCCCGAACCCCTCACGCTGGGCCACCGCCTGCCCAAAGCCCCGGTGGGGGCCCTGACCGGGCTCTTGGAGCGGGTGGCCGAAGGCCCCGACTACGGCAAGGAGGACCTGCCCCGCCTGGCCGAGGAGATGCGCCTCGAGGTGGACGACCTCTTCCCCCTGCTGGACGCCGCCGAACTCCTGGGCCTGGCGGTCTTGCAGGAAGGCGACGTCCGCCTGACCCCGGAGGGTCAGCGCTTCGCGCAGGCCGATCTGGAGGAGCGCAAGAAGATCTTTGCCGAGCGTCTTCTGCTCCAGGTGCCCCTGGTGGGGCACATTCACCGGGTGTTGCAGACACGCCCCACCGGGCAGGCTCCCGAGGAGCGCTTCTTGAGGGAACTGGAGGATTACATGTCCACCGAGGACGCCGAGGCAGTGCTGGCCACGGCCATCGACTGGGGGCGCTACGCGGAGCTTTTTGAGTACGACTACAACCGGGGGGTGTTGCTGCGGGAGGCTGCAATCGGTCGCCACCTCTGA
- a CDS encoding LysR family transcriptional regulator, which translates to MTLEQLRYLVVLAEEGNFTQAAERLFLTQPALSVQIRRLEEELKTRLFDRNKRPLEPTEAGRAVVAQARRVLEEVEKIKLGVNGEAQLFQGPFRVGVIPTLAPYLLPRLLPRIIQQWPQLELSVREELTPDILRDLLEGRLDAGLIGTAEKLPGLEGAPLFEEPFIAYVSCNHPLYSSPTLHPLEIPLEDTWILAEGHCFRQQVLSLCRPGVTRRQVEFQSGDLETLMHLVEEMGGITLLPEVALWTLPQSKRSHLRPLQPRMGRTVYLIHREGALKRPVARALGDEVKAIYTQLTTNPV; encoded by the coding sequence ATGACCTTGGAGCAGCTGCGTTACCTGGTCGTACTGGCTGAGGAGGGCAATTTTACGCAAGCGGCGGAGAGGCTGTTTTTGACCCAGCCGGCGTTGAGTGTGCAAATTCGCAGGCTCGAGGAGGAACTCAAAACACGCCTTTTTGATCGCAACAAGCGGCCCCTAGAACCTACTGAGGCGGGGCGCGCGGTAGTGGCACAAGCCCGGCGGGTCCTGGAGGAGGTGGAAAAAATCAAGCTTGGGGTCAACGGAGAAGCCCAACTGTTTCAGGGCCCTTTTCGGGTAGGGGTCATTCCAACGTTGGCTCCCTACCTCCTGCCTCGCTTGTTACCGCGAATCATCCAGCAGTGGCCCCAGCTGGAGCTTTCGGTGCGGGAAGAACTCACCCCCGACATCCTGCGGGACTTGCTGGAGGGCCGGCTCGACGCTGGCTTGATCGGCACCGCAGAGAAACTGCCTGGTCTCGAGGGCGCTCCCCTGTTCGAGGAGCCATTCATAGCCTATGTCTCCTGCAACCACCCGCTCTACTCCAGCCCCACCTTGCACCCTTTAGAAATTCCCCTGGAGGACACCTGGATTCTCGCAGAGGGACACTGTTTCCGCCAGCAAGTGCTCTCGCTCTGCCGTCCCGGGGTAACCCGGCGCCAGGTGGAGTTTCAGAGTGGGGACCTAGAAACCCTGATGCACCTGGTCGAGGAGATGGGGGGGATAACCCTGCTGCCCGAGGTGGCCTTGTGGACCCTGCCACAGTCCAAGCGGAGCCACCTTCGCCCACTACAGCCCAGGATGGGCCGCACGGTTTACTTGATCCATCGGGAAGGAGCGCTTAAGCGCCCGGTGGCTCGAGCCCTAGGGGATGAGGTTAAGGCGATCTATACCCAGCTCACGACCAATCCCGTCTAG
- a CDS encoding manganese catalase family protein has translation MFLRIDRLQIELPMPKDQDPNAAAAVQALLGGRFGEMSTLMNYMYQSFNFRGKTALKPYYDLIANIATEELGHIELVSATVNSLLAKNPGQAQENPVDPAGAPLGFAKDARNAAHFIAGGANTLVMGAMGEPWNGEYVFTSGNLILDLLHNFFLEVAARTHKLRVYEMTQNPVAREMIGYLLVRGGVHAAAYGKALESLTGVEMTKLLPIPRIDNSKIPEAKKYMDLGFHRNLYRFSPSDYQDLGLIWNGASPEDGSPVVVVDGPPQGGSVFDAGHDSAEFAPEFQVEDLFEIAKKLYEKAK, from the coding sequence ATGTTTTTGAGGATAGACCGTCTGCAAATCGAGCTACCCATGCCCAAAGATCAAGACCCCAACGCTGCTGCCGCCGTACAGGCCCTTCTGGGAGGGCGCTTTGGGGAGATGTCTACCTTGATGAACTACATGTACCAGTCCTTCAACTTCCGGGGGAAGACGGCCCTCAAACCCTACTACGACCTCATCGCTAACATCGCCACCGAGGAACTCGGGCACATCGAACTGGTTTCAGCCACGGTGAACAGCCTGCTGGCCAAGAACCCCGGCCAGGCTCAAGAGAACCCCGTAGACCCGGCCGGCGCGCCCCTGGGCTTTGCTAAAGATGCCCGCAATGCCGCCCACTTCATAGCTGGTGGGGCCAATACCCTGGTGATGGGGGCGATGGGTGAACCTTGGAATGGAGAGTACGTCTTCACCAGCGGGAACCTGATCCTGGACCTGCTGCACAACTTTTTCTTGGAGGTGGCCGCCCGCACCCATAAGCTTCGGGTCTACGAAATGACCCAAAACCCGGTAGCCCGCGAGATGATCGGCTATCTGCTGGTGCGCGGCGGGGTGCATGCGGCCGCTTACGGCAAGGCCCTAGAAAGCCTCACCGGGGTGGAGATGACCAAGCTGCTCCCTATTCCCCGCATCGATAACAGCAAGATCCCCGAAGCCAAGAAATATATGGACTTGGGCTTCCACCGCAACCTCTACCGCTTCAGCCCCTCCGATTACCAGGACTTGGGCCTTATTTGGAACGGGGCTTCGCCAGAGGACGGAAGCCCCGTGGTGGTGGTGGATGGGCCTCCTCAGGGCGGCTCAGTCTTCGACGCCGGCCATGACTCGGCGGAGTTCGCTCCGGAGTTTCAGGTGGAAGATCTCTTCGAGATCGCCAAGAAACTCTACGAGAAGGCTAAATAA